A region of Coccinella septempunctata chromosome 5, icCocSept1.1, whole genome shotgun sequence DNA encodes the following proteins:
- the LOC123313187 gene encoding nucleosome-remodeling factor subunit NURF301 isoform X3: MSTRGMKKRGRPPKVQVTERPRKFQIHLLKKPKYLLNYSKGSESQVSTPNASRASSPHESEASRRSSNRIRRKDGFRSKKGGFSGSAYQRRGYNTTTEYNDTEYHYGSDFGDDSSDKSEIEDEIGVSNSDSEESVGDPSSDSDFSLSSFSTTGGTTRRTLSGAPRPPTPEPLWLQNRELPQLVLPKSSDDLLIPKDKIMTALSVYEVLRHFRNLVRLSPFRFEDFCAALVCEDQSSLLSEIHIMLLKALLREEDSQQTHFGPLDQKDSVNVSLFLIDYITYPEVLRSYVESDKSFDQTVLNILTNTDYPYTTLDDRLKVLQFLTDQFLTTNPVRDDLLSEVPMHYDDHCRVCHKLGDLLCCETCPAVYHLECVDPPLVNVPEEDWQCGICRSHKVSGVVDCVLDAERQGQLSRQEPFGYDRHGRKYYFLCRRVFVENEDGEVWYYTTPTQFEELTKILDSKDMEASLCRELNDFKDEIIRQMELTEKLTNQFKGNKKTYLEAENAFIIKSNKEKEEKLEAERKEKERQNAEDMVAKMHEEVSSSEVVIDTTEAPVPMELDSVEGSVQDILEDNPSTKNSSEDDKDIVTTRSKTGSLTPRMFNIEELRRRNTAILNRDDSDDLSRMTRLKSSQIANGTFLYKLGMENTFRTYVNQFTTNVIALNKPQRNEERDKKRHLSHKFSLTTASEFKWMGGLSGSKTVLTTTLKQTILQLEQAIPSSFMHPNWHMLKKHWLGIIGNCQRARDFAKALIVLQACIKPVVFANVWHEQLGHIKLSRVTAQEREERKKIEKREKKERDEEEERNRLIVTGYIKYTMSFKHQLWKQKGEEYRIHGRWGWLWNSTCRVLRHVNCNELGLAAGPQKYVVRLKDATGAVKVVNLKANTYKHLIEGLEKANDGTEQNPELEALRNMSIVPPPDKFESIDVSKALSSGARIIYPKVAQKSKLDNLLARRVLLKEIEEKRILQNKNEESIKDEEAMDIEEDNDGVQEGGVDKQLTNMMTGKVVLSSNAPSTPANKEMLNNIAKKIHSLRMQYTTISKLAKDFQCYSKGCNSSGPNSIETTCYSPLCIQRIRVRKELLSLLKRANVAANNSPNKSAIQGTPLKKQSILEQTLKTPNPSAIIKKEEPVTNENLQKDLMMSLTQGIKYDEDCKEIYTPYVGPKQEIKQEDVEMKDEKDADENKVEFEDLDIESMPPPEKKLKILEPRQPGEVTDNGKIRTPDAFAGYSSRLYQNRRFCNQRPLHKREETKVKAEKAEDGTDRVYSAVATAGKIYLKKPPNNTEVKKKKRLNIKYPVCSTFQARNGVNSILILAKHEGRKLARNAGRIYINGFNVLAKQNHSVWPYPCARPLFKTCWIYRTVNLKSLSAAALQLKILWVCLRWDDMQTKPSTTDGKHQITTETEILTLELLKHRYIGQFMEKTQYLRRKVVIPLELPKTVREVTSIRSGLRKRKRPESPQSTNPQVTEEWVDEEKLELWEIKLYGDKSRTGNLPPARTIIDPSDIPNKVIVGKPTAEEIKEKMEQQLRLQRAAHQQKRAQEGKNQAGHILKMVGTTPAATTATTSIKTTTTTTSSNTSIQSKDGQMKIVKNIVLPNQSVITGKNTLTSLLTSNSKQLAGRRILMTKAPDGTTRMITSPNVGQKGVHNSQQGLIKVQTSSGQQIQTVQIQQPASPVIKQAEQPQKVQITRTSDGKLTVKGLLPGQQLIQYPDGKLQVISGGVVQQQQQQQAAKAPGTPTVAKQIIKPNVSTPVGKVVVQGNQVKLPVPPSPKTPQQVFIKQQLTPAQVAPKVQNQVVVSGNQVIQQQVVVSGNQVIGTPVAQQQVVTNQIMINNQNLAQQLATGKLQVATINGQQVLIRPTGNNQAQVVAQLSVSQGNIQNVVTSTPTVASQVAAPIKQVVQQQPQTPTLPQVVQQQPQPQITPSKTADNHIDAATMEQLLVGQPAGTVIKCVTAQVIQTQQGPRIVLQGLQGSDFTQSQLAAVQQQVKQQLLKAQASTGKQGVLGPTKIYLAVQPSNPEGQTNSQPPPLAPVQQNSSFVQQQVQQKVTGSQPPPLSPQKPQSNQHLLQQLQQQPSEQRQVIVNGQQTQTPALLQAVRGTAPISSVNATAAAQDPTQAATNQTATSETGAATTQEQNKQFIVTPDYIQQTIKSALKQENLNPEIEEKLLQLQRYQERQMKQEPEVPVPVQRVQPPLPITPTVNRLPTTTRKRPLSGSRNDDVDWVMETPKRSRSRTSEHRKLEEPESVISRVEHPREKAISPRTRVKLKENLQSDDKKTMKPKIMASLHRHKEILKKDILRKRALLERELQCEIQKEVADELAARTKLERSKQDEVRTGSSKRKAAAQPTTTLVQQPTPRSGRGHNKQKAVVQQGTQQSNPKQQNQHVSPTPNIPTQPRSNSSSKKEKLYCLCRTPYDETKFYVGCDLCNNWFHGDCVGITEESSKTLTEFICQECKQASDTQKLYCLCQQPYDNSQFYICCDSCQDWFHGRCVGILQSEADNIDEYVCPRCQTNSMVNYANMKDLTQKDYDGLKKLIKQLQMHKSAWPFMEPVDPNEAPDYYKVIKEPMDLQRVEQKINDHTYTKLSDFIGDMTKIFDNCRYYNPKESPFYKCAETLEAYFVNKIKCFRDKLYETNK, from the exons CAAGTAACAGAAAGACCCCGTAAATTCCAGATACATTTGCTTAAAAAGCCGAAATATCTTTTAAATTACAGTAAAGGATCAGAATCACAAGTTAGTACACCAAATGCTTCTAGAGCTTCTTCCCCACATGAAAGTGAAGCCAGTAGAAGAAGTAGTAATCGAATAAGGAGAAAAGATGGATTTCGTAGTAAAAAAGGTGGTTTCTCAGGTTCAGCATACCAACGAAGAGGATACAATACTACAACAGAATATAATGATACAGAATATCATTATGGTTCTGATTTTGGAGATGATTCTAGTGATAAGAGTGAAATTGAGGACGAAATTGGTGTCAGTAATAGTGATTCAGAAGAATCAGTTGGGGATCCTTCAAGTGATAGTGATTTTTCCCTTAGCAGTTTTAGCACAACTGGTGGTACAACAAGAAGGACACTTTCAGGTGCCCCTAGACCACCTACTCCAGAACCTTTATGGCTGCAAAACAGAGAATTGCCACAGTTGGTTCTACCAAAATCATCGGATGACCTGTTGATACCTAAAGATAAAATTATGACAGCGTTAAGTGTGTATGAAGTTCTGAGGCATTTCAGGAATTTGGTCAGACTTTCTCCCTTCAGATTTGAAGATTTCTGTGCAGCCCTAGTATGCGAGGATCAGAGTAGTTTACTATCAGAGATTCATATAATGCTGTTAAAAGCGTTGTTGAGAGAAGAGGATTCACAACAGACACATTTTGGACCTTTAGACCAAAAGGATAGTGTGAATGTATCGTTGTTTTTGATTGACTATATAACATACCCGGAAGTATTGCGGTCATATGTTGAAAGTGATAAGTCTTTTGATCAAACTGTTTTAAATATCTTGACTAATACTGATTATCCATACACTACCTTAGATGATAGATTGAAGGTTCTTCAATTCTTGACTGATCAGTTTTTAACAACAAATCCAGTCAGAGACGATCTTCTGAGTGAAG ttCCCATGCACTATGACGACCATTGCCGGGTCTGTCACAAACTGGGAGATTTATTATGCTGTGAAACATGTCCCGCAGTTTATCATCTTGAGTGTGTCGATCCCCCACTGGTCAATGTACCGGAGGAGGATTGGCAATGCGGCATATGCCGTTCACATAAAGTGTCGGGGGTAGTAGACTGCGTTTTAGATGCTGAAAGACAGGGTCAACTTTcacgtcaagagccattcggcTATGATAGACATGGAAGAAAATATTACTTCTTATGCAGGAGGGTATTTGT tgaaaatgaagatggaGAAGTATGGTATTATACAACTCCAACACAATTTGAAGAATTGACCAAAATATTGGATTCGAAAGACATGGAGGCATCTTTATGCAGGGAATTGAACGATTTCAAAGATGAAATCATAAGGCAAATGGAACTTACAGAAAAATTAACGAACCAGTTCAAAGGAAATAAGAAGACCTATTTGGAGGCTGAAAATG CATTCATCATCAAGTCGAATAAAGAGAAGGAAGAAAAACTGGAAGCCGAAAGGAAAGAAAAAGAACGTCAAAATGCAGAGGATATGGTTGCCAAGATGCACGAAGAGGTATCATCATCAGAAGTAGTCATCGATACCACAGAAGCCCCCGTGCCCATGGAACTGGATTCTGTGGAAGGCTCAGTGCAAGATATACTGGAGGATAATCCCTCGACAAAAAATTCCAGCGAAGATGACAAAGACATCGTTACAACGAGATCCAAGACTGGCTCTCTGACGCCCAGAATGTTCAATATCGAAGAGCTGAGGAGACGTAATACGGCCATATTGAACAGGGACGACTCAGACGACCTTTCCAGAATGACCAGACTCAAATCGTCCCAGATAGCCAACGGAACGTTTCTCTATAAGTTGGGCATGGAGAACACGTTCAGAACTTACGTGAATCAGTTCACGACGAATGTGATAGCTTTGAATAAGCCCCAGAGGAACGAGGAGAGGGACAAGAAACGTCATCTATCCCACAAGTTCTCCCTGACCACAGCTTCCGAATTCAAATGGATGGGAGGCCTAAGCGGCAGCAAGACCGTTCTTACGACCACATTGAAACAGACCATACTCCAGCTGGAACAAGCCATCCCCTCGAGCTTCATGCACCCCAACTGGCATATGCTAAAAAAGCACTGGTTGGGTATCATCGGCAACTGCCAACGAGCCAGGGATTTCGCCAAAGCCCTGATCGTGCTCCAGGCCTGCATAAAACCGGTGGTTTTTGCTAACGTGTGGCACGAACAGTTGGGTCACATCAAGTTATCCAGAGTGACCGCTCAGGAGAGGGAGGAACGGAAGAAGATTGAAAAGAGGGAGAAGAAAGAGAGGGACGAGGAGGAAGAGAGAAACAGGTTGATAGTGACAGGATACATCAAGTACACCATGAGTTTCAAGCATCAGTTGTGGAAGCAGAAGGGGGAAGAGTATCGTATTCACGGTAGATGGGGGTGGTTGTGGAACTCAACGTGTAGAGTGCTGAGGCATGTTAATTGTAACGAGTTGGGACTGGCGGCGGGGCCTCAGAAATATGTGGTACGGTTGAAGGATGCCACGGGTGCTGTTAAAGTTGTTAATTTGAAGGCCAATACATACAAACATCTCATCGAGGGGCTTGAGAAGGCCAACGATGGAACCGAACAGAATCCAGAGCTGGAAG cacTCAGGAATATGTCGATAGTCCCCCCACCCGATAAGTTCGAGAGCATCGACGTTTCCAAAGCCCTCAGTAGCGGCGCCCGAATAATTTACCCAAAGGTGGcgcaaaaatcaaaattggacaATCTCCTGGCTCGGAGGGTACTCCTGAAAGAGATCGAAGAGAAGAGGATACTCCAGAACAAGAACGAAGAGAGCATAAAGGACGAGGAGGCCATGGATATCGAAGAAGACAATGACGGCGTACAAGAGGGGGGTGTGGATAAACAACTGACGAATATGATGACTGGTAAAGTTGTCTTAAGCAGTAACGCGCCTTCAACTCCTGCTAACAAAGAAATGTTGAATAATATTGCGAAAAAGATACACTCGTTGAGGATGCAGTATACCACGATTTCCAAG TTGGCTAAAGATTTCCAGTGCTATTCGAAAGGTTGTAACTCGAGTGGTCCGAACAGTATCGAAACAACATGTTACTCTCCGCTTTGCATACAGAGGATCAGAGTAAGGAAGGAGTTGCTGTCTCTCCTCAAAAGAGCCAATGTTGCGGCCAATAATTCCCCTAATAAATCCGCGATACAAGGGACCCCTTTGAAAAAACAATCGATACTGGAGCAAACCCTGAAAACTCCAAATCCAAGCGCCATAATCAAAAAAGAGGAACCGGTAACCAACGAGAATTTACAGAAAGATTTGATGATGTCCCTGACGCAAGGTATTAAGTACGATGAGGATTGCAAAGAGATCTATACGCCGTACGTGGGACCGAAACAAGAGATCAAACAGGAGGACGTCGAAATGAAAGACGAAAAAGACGCGGATGAGAACAAAGTCGAATTTGAAGATTTAGACATCGAATCTATGCCGCCGCCggagaagaaactgaaaattctGGAGCCTAGACAACCGGGGGAAGTAACGGATAACGGGAAGATCAGAACGCCAGACGCTTTCGCTGGATATTCGTCCAGATTGTACCAGAACCGTCGTTTTTGCAATCAGAGACCTCTGCATAAGAGGGAGGAGACCAAGGTCAAGGCCGAGAAAGCGGAGGACGGTACTGATAGGGTATATTCCGCTGTTGCCACGGCAGGGAAGATTTACCTGAAGAAACCTCCGAACAACACCGAAGTCAAGAAGAAGAAGCGGCTGAATATTAAGTATCCGGTGTGTTCGACGTTCCAAGCTCGAAACGGGGTGAATTCCATCCTGATCTTGGCCAAGCACGAGGGTAGGAAGTTGGCCAGGAACGCCGGAAGGATTTATATCAACGGTTTCAACGTGTTGGCCAAGCAGAATCACTCGGTTTGGCCCTATCCTTGCGCGAGGCCGCTCTTCAAGACTTGTTGGATATATAG AACCGTCAATTTGAAGTCGTTATCGGCAGCCGCCCTTCAGTTGAAAATCTTGTGGGTGTGTCTACGTTGGGATGACATGCAGACAAAACCTTCGACTACGGATGGGAAACATCAGATAACCACCGAAACGGAAATATTGACCTTGGAACTGTTGAAACACAGGTACATCGGTCAGTTCATGGAGAAGACTCAGTATCTGAGAAGGAAGGTGGTCATTCCGTTGGAACTTCCTAAAACGGTCAGAG aGGTGACGTCGATCAGGAGCGGATTGAGGAAGAGGAAACGACCGGAATCGCCACAGAGCACTAACCCACAGGTGACGGAGGAGTGGGTGGACGAGGAAAAGCTGGAACTTTGGGAAATCAAGCTTTACGGCGATAA GAGCAGAACCGGCAACCTTCCGCCGGCCAGGACCATCATAGACCCCTCCGACATCCCGAACAAGGTCATCGTCGGCAAACCCACCGCCGAGGAGATCAAGGAGAAGATGGAGCAGCAGCTCAGGCTTCAGAGGGCCGCCCATCAGCAGAAACGCGCCCAAGAGGGGAAGAATCAGGCCGGCCACATTCTCAAGATGGTCGGAACGACACCAG CTGCCACTACTGCAACCACGTCTATTAAAACCACTACTACAACTACTAGTAGTAACACCTCCATTCAGTCCAAAG ATGGTCAGATGAAGATCGTGAAGAACATCGTCTTGCCCAATCAATCCGTCATCACCGGCAAGAACACCTTGACGTCCCTACTGACGTCGAACAGCAAACAGCTGGCGGGTAGAAGGATTCTGATGACAAAGGCGCCGGACGGTACCACGAGGATGATAACCAGTCCGAACGTCGGGCAGAAGGGTGTGCACAACAGCCAGCAGGGTCTGATCAAGGTCCAGACCTCCAGCGGGCAGCAGATCCAGACGGTTCAGATTCAGCAACCCG CATCACCCGTTATTAAACAAGCCGAACAACCGCAAAAGGTTCAGATCACGAGAACGTCAGATGGTAAACTAACCGTCAAAGGGCTGCTACCCGGCCAGCAGCTGATACAATATCCCGATGGAAAGCTGCAGGTTATATCGGGTGGGGTAGTTCAACAACAGCAGCAACAGCAAGCAGCCAAGGCGCCAGGGACGCCGACCGTCGCCAAACAGATCATTAAACCAAATGTGTCAACTCCCGTAGGTAAGGTGGTGGTGCAGGGTAATCAGGTGAAGTTGCCCGTGCCGCCCAGTCCGAAGACGCCCCAACAGGTGTTCATCAAGCAGCAGCTGACGCCGGCGCAGGTCGCGCCCAAGGTCCAGAACCAGGTGGTCGTCAGCGGCAATCAGGTTATACAGCAGCAGGTGGTGGTCAGCGGGAACCAGGTGATCGGGACGCCGGTGGCTCAGCAACAG GTGGTGACGAACCAGATCATGATCAACAACCAGAACCTCGCACAACAGTTGGCCACTGGAAAACTCCAAGTGGCCACGATAAACGGTCAGCAGGTGTTGATCAGACCTACCGGCAACAACCAGGCTCAGGTCGTCGCCCAATTGAGCGTCTCCCAAGGAAACATACAGAACGTCGTCACTTCCACCCCTACAGTCGCTAGTCAG GTTGCCGCGCCGATCAAACAAGTCGTCCAGCAACAACCCCAAACGCCGACTCTGCCCCAGGTTGTTCAGCAGCAGCCCCAACCCCAAATAACCCCCAGTAAGACGGCGGACAATCACATAGATGCTGCAACGATGGAGCAGCTTTTGGTTGGCCAACCGGCCGGCACGGTGATCAAGTGCGTGACCGCCCAAGTGATCCAGACGCAACAAGGTCCTCGGATAGTCCTTCAGGGATTACAAGGATCCGATTTCACGCAGTCGCAGTTAGCTGCCGTGCAACAACAAGTCAAGCAGCAGCTTTTGAAAG CACAAGCATCCACGGGAAAACAGGGGGTACTCGGACCTACCAAGATCTACCTGGCTGTCCAACCGAGCAACCCGGAGGGTCAGACCAATTCCCAACCCCCGCCCTTGGCGCCCGTGCAGCAGAATTCCTCTTTCGTTCAGCAACAGGTCCAGCAGAAGGTGACGGGTTCGCAGCCGCCCCCGTTGAGCCCCCAGAAGCCTCAGAGCAATCAGCATTTGCTGCAGCAACTCCAACAGCAG CCAAGCGAACAGCGACAGGTGATCGTGAACGGTCAGCAGACCCAAACGCCCGCCCTCCTGCAAGCGGTCAGAGGTACCGCGCCCATCAGTAGCGTAAACGCGACCGCCGCCGCCCAAGACCCGACCCAGGCAGCAACCAATCAAACGGCGACGTCGGAAACGGGCGCCGCGACGACCCAAGAACAGAACAAACAGTTTATCGTCACTCCCGATTACATCCAGCAAA CTATTAAGAGCGCCCTAAAACAAGAGAACCTGAATCCAGAAATCGAGGAGAAACTTCTTCAACTGCAAAGGTACCAGGAACGGCAGATGAAACAGGAACCGGAGGTTCCTGTGCCGGTCCAGAGAGTCCAGCCGCCGTTGCCCATCACTCCGACCGTCAATCGGTTGCCAACGACCACGCGTAAAAGACCCCTGAGCGGTTCCAGGAACGACGACGTGGACTGGGTGATGGAGACTCCCAAGAGGAGTCGATCCAGGACCTCAGAACACAGGAAACTGGAGGAGCCAGA ATCCGTTATTTCCAGAGTCGAACATCCCAGGGAGAAGGCCATCTCCCCCAGGACCCGCGTGAAACTGAAGGAAAACCTCCAGAGCGACGACAAAAAGACGATGAAGCCCAAAATAATGGCTAGCCTCCATCGACACAAGGAGATCCTGAAAAAGGACATACTGCGTAAACGGGCGCTGTTGGAGCGCGAGCTCCAGTGCGAGATTCAGAAAGAGGTGGCGGACGAACTGGCCGCCAGAACCAAATTGGAAAGGAGCAAACAGGACGAGGTCAGAACCGGCAGTAGCAAACGTAAGGCGGCGGCGCAACCGACCACCACCCTGGTCCAGCAGCCGACACCCAGATCCGGCAGGGGTCACAACAAGCAAAAGGCGGTGGTGCAACAGGGCACCCAGCAGAGTAACCCGAAACAGCAGAATCAACACGTGTCGCCCACGCCCAATATACCGACCCAGCCGAG GAGTAACAGTTCCTCCAAAAAGGAGAAGCTGTATTGTCTCTGCCGAACGCCCTACGACGAGACCAAGTTTTATGTCGGTTGCGATCTGTGCAACAATTGGTTCCACGGTGATTGCGTTGGCATAACCGAGGAAAGCAGCAAGACTTTGACGGAGTTTATATGTCAGGAATGCAAACAGGCCAGCGACACCCAGAAGTTGTATTGTTTGTGTCAGCAGCCCTACGATAACTCGCA GTTCTACATATGTTGTGATAGCTGTCAGGACTGGTTCCACGGTAGATGCGTGGGTATTCTGCAGTCGGAGGCCGACAACATAGACGAATACGTGTGTCCCAGATGTCAGACGAATTCAATGGTTAATTACGCCAATATGAAGGATTTGACTCAGAAAGATTACGACGGACTGAAGAAGTTGATTAAACAATTACAG ATGCATAAAAGTGCTTGGCCGTTTATGGAACCAGTAGATCCTAATGAGGCGCCTGATTATTACAAAGTCATCAAAGAGCCTATGG ATCTCCAAAGGgttgaacaaaaaataaacGATCACACTTATACCAAATTGAGCGATTTCATTGGAGACATGACGAAGATTTTCGATAATTGCCGATATTACAATCCGAAGGAATCCCCCTTCTACAAGTGCGCAGAGACCTTAGAGGcatattttgtaaataaaataaaatgcttTAGGGATAAACTTTATGAAACTAACAAATAA